From one Lycium ferocissimum isolate CSIRO_LF1 chromosome 7, AGI_CSIRO_Lferr_CH_V1, whole genome shotgun sequence genomic stretch:
- the LOC132063298 gene encoding autophagy-related protein 8i isoform X1 produces the protein MGKTFKDEFSYDERVAESQDIIAKYPDRVPVVAERYSKTDLPEMEKKEYLVPRDMSVGQFIHILSGRLHLAPGKALFVFVNNTLPQTTSLIETVYDSSKDKDGFLYMCYSSEKTFGYS, from the exons ATGGGGAAGACCTTCAAAGATGAATTTTCATATG ATGAAAGAGTCGCAGAATCACAGGATATAATCGCCAAATATCCCGATCGAGTGCCG GTGGTGGCTGAAAGATATTCCAAAACTGACCTCCCTGAGATGGAAAAGAAGGA ATACCTGGTACCCCGTGATATGTCTGTTGGGCAATTTATCCACATTCTGAGTGGCAGGCTCCATCTGGCTCCTGGGAAAGCTCTGTTCGTGTTTGTGAATAACACCTTGCCTCAAACAA CAAGCTTGATCGAGACCGTGTATGATTCTTCCAAGGATAAAGATGGGTTCCTCTACATGTGCTACAGCAGTGAGAAAACCTTTGGTTACTCTTAG
- the LOC132063297 gene encoding uncharacterized protein LOC132063297, whose amino-acid sequence MTLRCCISKQCDQHNNAPSESTCYLIGLAIATCCHHLCQLKHYINKRYMLDLGIGKDDFNAMTWFTSWAVDAEHGSDLCGTDWSFDLQIRKNKHGESDLNTYEVKDLVKNMKAVDRAVVGLMCKDIIDVGRFMWLKEHGLECELLKYVPSNISPENRLLVARQKS is encoded by the exons ATGACTTTAAGATGTTGCATCAGCAAACAATGCGATCAACATAATAATGCTCCTTCTGAATCAACTTGCTACCTAATTGGCCTAGCTATAGCTACTTGCTGCCATCATCTTTGTCAGTTGAAGCATTACATAA ATAAGCGATATATGTTGGATTTGGGAATCGGTAAAGATGATTTCAATGCCATGACATGGTTTACCAGCTGGGCCGTTGATGCAGAACATGGTTCAGATCTTTGTGGCACTGATTGGTCTTTTGATCTACAGATCAG gaaaaacaagcatggaGAATCGGATCTAAATACATATGAAGTCAAAGACCTGGTGAAGAATATGAAGGCTGTGGATAGAGCCGTTGTAGGATTGATGTGCAaagatataatagatgttggGAGGTTCATGTGGCTCAAGGAACATGGACTTGAGTGTGAGCTTCTCAAGTATGTCCCGTCAAATATCTCTCCAGAAAACCGTTTGTTGGTTGCTAGGCAGAAAAGTTGA